The region TTTGTGGCATTTATTGGGAGCATTGTAAAGTCCCTGAAACATTGTcgaggacccctaccacccatcccacaatccttttgacccactaccatcaggaagaaggtacaagagcatcaggaccaggactgccagactgggaaaCAGATTCTCCCTTCACACTGTGGGACTAATGAGTAGTTTGCCCCCACCGAGGTCTCATCACCAGGACAACGAGCTGTTTGTTgttctgtttactgtttacctctaCTAGGCACTAAATGCATTCTAAATTATATTTTAtcaacttatttatggtaatttttatgtgctgtgtgtgatataagTGTTGTGGTGCACCGTGGTCAGGAGAAATGGTGTTTTATTTGATTGTGTATATGTACAGttgtatcaacgatctggatgataatgtggtaaactagatcAGAAAATTtgtgatgacaccaagattgggggtgtagtggacagtgaggaaggctatcaaagctcgCAGTGGGatctagaaaaatgggctgaagaatggcagatggaatttaatgcagacaagtgcgatgTGTTGCTCTTCAATAGGATTGCCAGGGTAgctctttcacggtgaatggtaggGAACTGGGAACAAAGGGAtcggggaatacagatccataatcccttgaaagtagcatcacaggtaggcagggttgtaaagaaagctttgcaCCCATCAgccttcataaatcgaagtaCTGGGATGTTATACTGACGTTGTATAAGACAGTGGTGAGCCTTAATttggagcagttttggtcacctacctacaggaaagatgtaaataagactgaaagagtgcagagacctgagttatagggaaaggctgaataggttagaactcgATTCCCTAgaaggtagaagattgaggggagatttgatcgaggtattcaaaaggatgaggggtatagatagggtaaatgcaagcaggctttttccactgaggttgggtgagactagaactagaggtcatgggttaagagggaaaagagggaAAATGAGGGAaatattcactcagagggtagtgaggtatggaataagctgctagcacaagtagtggatgtggggttgatttcaacatttaacagaaatttggataggtacatggatgagagaagcatggagggctgtggtctgagggccagtcaatgggactaggcagattcatGGTTTggtacagattagatgggccgaagggctatTTCTCTACTGTAGACCATGACTCAATGACAGTAAGAGGACAATAACCTTGAACTTGAACCTGGATATGAAAGGTCTAGGGAAACATGGGCCAAACAGCTTAGATGGTAGTCTGGGCCAGCATGgaggagatgggccaaagggcctgcttccctACTGTGTAACTCTATCTAGGAAGGCACCAAAGagcagtggttagtgcaatgctttatcACGCCAGCAATTGTGATCAGGGTTCAGCTGATAGCAGTGTCTGTaaaaagtttgtacgttctccccatgactgtgtgggtttgctctgggtgctctggtttcctcccacattatgaagacgtatgggttagggttagtgagttggtTACATGCCGTGGGGAACATGGCGACACTTACGggcagcccccagcacatccttgaactCCTTGACGCGAACAATGCGTTTCTGTGCACACTTCGATGCAGatgtgacaattaaagctaatctttatcttaatCATATGATCTTTGGCCTTTTTTACAGAAATTGTTGACGCAAAATGGGCAGAAGAAAAGAGGGATCTTTAAAGTTAAGAAGCGTTTGTTTGAGGAACAGGAGGAAGCTGACATTTACTTGACAGACCCCACCTACTTCTCCAAGAGGGGACGGAGAGACTCGGCTCTCACAGACCGAGGAGGCTCGTACCCTGGCCAAGAGGAGCACTGTGTTCCTTGCGTCGACACTTGGGTATTGAAGACTCTGGGATTAAAAGATGCCAACACCATCGACGAGAGTTCCACAGCTAACTACAGTGCCATTGTCAGTGAGGTGTGCCCTGATTACAGCAGGGAGGCTGACTACTGCGCGGAAATCACCGCTCAGGGTCAAGACACTGCCGCCTTGATGGATGTTCACACCCCTTCTTGCCAGCTGGAGTCTTGCTGCAGTGCTGGGCTGGTCTCCGCCTCACCCTACTCCTTACCGCCTCCGTCCGGGGTGCCACCTTACCCCAATAAAACGTGCGTGGCCTTCTCCACCTCCCTTAGCCCTCACCGCAACGTCAAAACGCATAGCTTCTGCCAAGGCCAGGCCTTTGTGCAGAGGGACGGGGGAGGAGGCTGGAGGTTTACCTGGGTGCCCAGCCAGAGGGACTGAACACTAAGCTCACACTCTACATGGTAAACCTGCGGGACGATGCCCCCTGACTTCACAAACCAGTCCGCCTCGAAGCAGACTGGAGGAATTTGCGTGGATAACTGAACCTGCAGCTTCCTTTGGACTCAAACCTGAAGtattgactcctgatgaagggcccgGCCCATATCATCGACTCTTTTATtcgtctccatagatgctgccagacctactgagttcctctagtgtttTGTGTTTGTTGATGTTGACTGCAAACTTAAGATAGTGTGTTGTTTGCCCCATGTTAGTTGGAGACTTCCTGCACCCCATGTCCCTCAGGAAGTAGATCAAATGCCGTGAAGCAGCTGAAGCATTTTGCTGTTCTCTGTGATCCTATTGGCTGACTTTTCTTGGTCCTAACCAGGCCTTTGGTAGAGAAAGGAACCCACAGCTTCACTCTCAGTTGTGCCTTGGAGGATTAGCTAGCAGCGGGGCAGTGTAAACCTCTGAAGTGGCGAGACGTGGCCACTCTCGTCTTTCTCTCTCGTCCACTGAGAGCGAATTACTCCACAGAGCGAATGAGGCGGAGCGTCGCAGGATATCTCACGGCCATTGCAGAGCGCAACTTGAGTGAAGCGGCTGTCTTGTGCAGAGCGACCGTCTGGGGCGAACCTCCCACCATGGCGGGTGAGACCTCTCGCTGGGAAGAAGAGGTCAACCAGCATCAAGGGAAAGGTGGCACAGGCTCACCCTGACCACGATGATCAAGACTGTACCACAACCTGCAGATCTATAATCTGCAGCAGATGCAACCTGACGTTAAATGGTGACTGGATTCTCTTAAAAACTGACCTGGGTCCCAATAGTGTGGGTTATTTCCATGTGCAGTACTGTGGATTGCTGAGACTGGTGACAATGTGCTGGGATGGTTTACTCGGAATTTGAGGGGCAGCACAGAGACGCAGCCCAGTGGAACTGGGTTTGAACCTGAACCTTTCCTTGTGCCTGACCTGTGTGGCGTTTGTGCCATCTCCCGGTGACTGTGCAGGCCTTCCCGGtctcctcccacttccccaaGATATGCAGACTGCTAGGTTAATAACCGACTGGAAATTGCCCCTAACAAGTAGAAACTGTGGGGAATTGGAGGGTAATAACTTGGAGCCTGCTCCGCACATTTGCTCCCATgcgaccaattaccctaccagcCTGTAAGGTATGGATTGAGGGAAGAAACTCATGCCGTCACGGGGAGAATTCTAACATACAGTGGTGGGAAGTGATCCCGGGTCAATTACACGAACCACAACTCTACCACGCCACTGCTTTTGAGGATTGTGGAGTCCTATTCCATTTAAATTCATCTCTTTCCTACCCTGAATATTCCCATGTCAGTGATTTCTACGTTCACACTACTTGGTGGAAATgtccatcctctccatgtctgctCTGTCCAGGCCCCGATCAAAATCCCACCTTGTTTGAAGGAGACACTTCCTTTCAACAGAAAAGTGCCCCAGCTTGGTCAGATGTTTCTGAACACTACTTTCTGGGTCATCCTCATAAGATTTTTCTGCATCTTCTCTAAAATATCTACAACCTTTTATCTCTGGATATTCATGAGTTCATCCTGAAGAACATAAGATAAGAtatagaggcagaattaggccattcagcccattgagtctgctctaccactgaaaaatatttttaaccccgttctcctgccttcttcctgcaaCCCTTAACCCATGCTTACCAACCACAAAttcatcagtctctgccttatccaatgtatttaatttaattaatatCCATAAATATCTAATGCCTTGGTTTTCACTGCCCTTcctgacaacaaattccacaaattcaccatcctctggttaaagaaatcagTCTTTATCACTGTTCTTAAGGGACATGCctttattctgagcctgtgccttcAGGTCTGTGATTCTCTCAcgacagaaaacatcctctccctgTCCACTCAGTCCAGGCCCTTCAGTATTCCGTGAAATCCGTCCCACACCCATTCTTTTAAATCCcattgagtgcaggcccagagacatAAAGCACTTGTCCtatgttaagcctttcattccgggaatcattctcatgtacctcctctggaccctctccagggccagcacatctttccttaaaaAATACGGGGCCCACATTTGTTCACAGAATGGCAAATGCTGTCTGGCCAAGGGCTTATACCTCTCAACAGTGCATGCTTGGTTTGAAATGACTGAatctgccttcctcactactgactcaacctgtaaattaatattACAAAAATCTTGATCTAAAACTCCCAACTCCCTTTGAAGCTCCTGTTGATGAAtgttctccccttttagaaaatagtctacacatttattcttcctaccaaactgcagtcagtggccactttattaggcacaccagtttgttaatgcaaatacctaatcagctcATTGCATGGCAGCAATCAAAACATGAacgtatgcagacatggtcaagaggttcagttgttgttcagaccaaacattagaatggggaagaaatgtgaactaactgactttggctgtggaatgattgttggtgccagatggggtggtttgagtatctcagaaactgctgatctcctggaattttcttgTACAGCAGTATCCAGAGtttgaaaaaaaagaaaacaaaaaaaaatatccAGCAAGTAGGAGTTCTCTGGGCAAAAacacattgttaatgagagaggtcagagaagaatggttcAGGTACAGAAGGTGCCTAATATGGTGGCCACTGATTGTagtaatccatctgccacttctttgtccactctcctaacatgtccaagtctttctgcagattccctgcctCCTAGACGCTCTTGGTTCTCCCACCTATCTTGTCCCCATGTCCTCCAAGACACTGCTCCTTCACTCTTTGTCCATGTGCATCACTTCCCAGGATGTGGACACTAGTGGTGATGCCAGAATTTAATGTCCAACCCTTGTTAATATAATGTCTGCAGGAAGAATCCTTTTCTGGTATTATGTGGCGCCGGGTCCCATAATTGCATACAGAGTCttcattcttgcttttattaCCTCTTTGAATGGTGCATTCACTGGGTAATTGTGTGTAATTAAATTCTAACACTAATCCTTCTTAAAAAGATTAACAAAGGATGTTTCAAAGGTTTCCTGAAAACCAATGTTGGGTGTAcaaatagaacatggaacagcacagagcaggccattcggcccactgtgATGATTGAGATGATGCCAACTTGGACTAATCCCCCCTGACTGCACATAGCCTCATCTCCCATCCTACCCTGTCTAAAAGCCTCTGGAATGCCGCTGTCGCATCTGCTTCCACACCAATAAGTTCCACTCTTAAAACAAAATGTGTCTTGCAAATCTCCCTTCAACTTTCCCCTGCTCTCACCTTTAATATGTGCCTTCTAGTATCAGTTGTTCTGATTCTGGACAGAAACCGTCTACCCTACCTGTGTCTCTCTTAATTTTATAGACTAATGAatgtcagtgaagaggagatcATTTGACAGCAGGGTTGTGTCATTAGAGATGCAGTTGGGCCCTCccaggcccaatgagcctgcactgcctaattacacccatgtgatcaattaacctaagtctttggaatgtgggaggaaactggagcacccagaggaaacccacagggaatACGTGCCACGGTagcgttggagtttggagttaaattctggcgtcatctgtaaggagtttgtacatccttccctgAGTCTGTGGATTCCCTCTGGCATCCCGGCACGGCATCGGCGTGGGAACGGTGTCCCAGAGCAAAGTCACTCTGGGAATGGCTTCCCGGTATGATTTTCACATTTTCATTAATAAATGGGTGTTGTAAGTAAGTGAGAGAAGAAATGATATTTCCTGATGTTTAGTGTTGAAGTATGTCCCCATAAATATTGATTTTAACTAATTAATTTTACTAATGGTTAAGGCTACTTTGTAAAGTCATATCTCTGGAGTTGGGGCTAGAGATATCAGTGTTGTTAAGGATCCTGCTTGGGTACACTGCCAAAGCTGATCATTTCTGTATTCAGGGGATGGTTCTCACCACAGTGTTGGTGAGAACTCCATTAATGTTTGCTAAATGCCATCGCTGCCAGAGGATTTTCCGAGTGGAATGTCTGCTCTACTGCCTCAATGTCCCCGAGCACTTGTGGAACCCGCTCAGTATTCTACAGTAGAGTTATTTATGATCAGGAAGCCATTTTGAGTGCAGTCAGATACCATAGGAGAGGACTTCCTTGCTCTTTGCCTTTGTGAATTTCCTGTCCTCTTGTTAAGGGCACTCCCTACatccagcctctctgtgttcatGTCTGGACTGGGGCTCGAACTCCCAACCTTTGCACTGAGTGGCAAGAATGCTGTCCATTGAACCAGAGGCATCACTAATCAGCTGGATTGCTGCCGGAGCGAATAAATTGTTGAGAGCTGGTGAGGAGCATCGGTAAGTAGTCTCCACATCCTGACTCACCCTGCCTGGTTTCTCCTCCTTGGTATCTGCGATGACACATGTAATGAGACATTTTCCCCATCTCTGCAATTCCCCCCACCGATGTCCAGCTCTGGGAGGAGTGGAGATGGCTCACTACTTCCTTTATGGAGGCATTTCACTCTCTCCTGATCACCAGTCCCACCAATCTAACACGGGCAGATCACAGCCGCAGAGACTAAAAGCTGTAGAAATTCTAACCACAAAACTAACAATTGTATATAATTGTGTATTTTGTACAGTTTTTAACATTTTGGTGAGAATTAACAGTGTTTTTTTAACAGATTGTGCCAACGTTTTTGACAATTTAACTGTAGTTGGATATTTTTTTGTACATTGTTGTTCAGTTTTGTTCTGTCTGAAACCTAAAGGAAATTAAAAAGACTAATAGTGTTTTGTATTTGGATATTGATTCTAAATAAAGATTGAAACTGAATTGACTGATACAGAATGAGGACATTCTGCCCCTTGAAGTGTTCTTGAATCACGCACCCGTATCTGTGAACCATTAACCAATGATGGCCACAGCTTtacacaacctgctggaggaactccacagagcaggattaggccatttggcccatcaagtaggCTCTGCATtctatcatggcagatttattatcctccTCACCCCCACGCTGCTGCGTTCTCTCGATAACCTTTGGctcccttcctaatcaagaacctaccaacctccattttaagtatccccaatgacttggccttcacaggtgcctgtggcaacaaattccacagattcaccaccctctggctgaagaaattcctctttgtctctgttctaaatggacatccttgtattctgaggctgtgtcctctggttttagacttccccactataggaaacatcttgtccacacaccatgtccactcCAAGCAGGACTTTCAATAGGTTTgtgtgaggtcccccctcattcttctgaactccagtgagtacaggccctgagccatcaaatggtcCTCATGTGTTAACTCTTTGATCCCCAGGATCGTTCTTGTGAAGCTtttttggaccctctccaatgtcagcacattgttCTTTAATAAGAGCCAGaaagctgctcataatactccaagtgtggtctgagcaatgtcctataaagcctcagctttccgttcttggttttatattctagtcctctcaaaatgaatgctaacatcgcatggGCTTTCCTTATAAAAAGTCAAGTTCAGAGtattaaagtacatgtatgtcaccatatactacccagagatCCGTTTTcgtgtgggcattcacagtaaatgcaatagaatcaatgaaaagctgcacaGATCCCACAGGGGAGAACCTGCTTGCTCTTTGGCCTTGTGACCATTTTGTCCTCACATTTACGGCCCCTCCCCACACCATTGCCGCTGACCCACCCTGCAGTTCAGGGGGTCAGGTAGCACCTGTGATGAGAATGGGCTGTCGATGTTTTGTGTCGAGACCCTTTATCTCAGTCcaggtttatttattttgtttagatGTACAGCACTGTAACAGGCCTGTCTGGCCCAATTAGCCCACACTGCTCAGTTATACCCACCTGACCAAGTAACCTTCTGCCTAGtacgtccttggaatgtgggaggaaaccggagcacccggaggaaaccccacATGTTGACCGGAATAAcatacagacaatggtgggaatcGAAGCTGGGTCCCTATCACTGTAATAACATTATGCTAATCTCTATGCTAccgtcccccccacccccccaggatGAAGCATCTTGATTTGAACTGTCAACTGTCCATATCTCACCAGTTTTGCCcgacccactaagctgctgcagtGTTTAGTGTGTTGTGCCAAATTCCAGCATCCACCCCCTCCTGTGTCTcagtagatgctgagttcctctggcattttgaagggcatagacagggtaaatgcag is a window of Hemitrygon akajei chromosome 3, sHemAka1.3, whole genome shotgun sequence DNA encoding:
- the gmnc gene encoding geminin coiled-coil domain-containing protein 1 → MNTVLSCQDQSFVGDHSYECSSSLSTSASVDISMETWYSQWPGCIRDNSTGSQQEAPPREYFSIFDTSAQDDLRWTAHLSSQLHKNKQLQETLEQKEEELARLHEENSKLREYLNSTYVKSLEDKARKLLTQNGQKKRGIFKVKKRLFEEQEEADIYLTDPTYFSKRGRRDSALTDRGGSYPGQEEHCVPCVDTWVLKTLGLKDANTIDESSTANYSAIVSEVCPDYSREADYCAEITAQGQDTAALMDVHTPSCQLESCCSAGLVSASPYSLPPPSGVPPYPNKTCVAFSTSLSPHRNVKTHSFCQGQAFVQRDGGGGWRFTWVPSQRD